The Scophthalmus maximus strain ysfricsl-2021 chromosome 14, ASM2237912v1, whole genome shotgun sequence region GGAGCTTGAAGTGTTTTGCTCTGATCTGTTGCAGACTGGCTGACAGTCCTACTCATCATCATCGGGGCCCTCCTGCTCATCATGCTTCTATGCATATGCTGCTGTCAGTGCTGTCCGCAGAATTGCTGCTGCTACGTCCGCTGCCCGTGTTGTCCACAGACATGCTGCTGCCCGGAAAAAGGTAGAGGACatgctttaattattattattttttttttttttattatatagcGTCTGTTCTAAAGTACTCACGGGAATAAACAAGATACAGATATGAGAGTAAAAACACAGATGGCAATGAACACATTTGTAGGTGCTGTGTTTTCTGAAAACCCCACTATGGTTTGTGACATGTTGtagagaataaaacaaaaacattttatgaaagtaaaattattttgtgtttctttgaaagaggttattttataaaaatgtaaaattattgtGTCCATCGTaactaaaataatgaaaagactGTTTGAGTTTCTTTTGTGAATTTCATAAAATATCCCATGTTTATTCTTATCGAACATTTAGTATctcatggagaaaaaaatggttatAAGTCACAGCTCAAATTCCGAATTTTACTCAGTCATCACAGATGTAGTTAGCTGAGTCACGTCAACAGCTTTCAAccatctctcttctctgctgtgaTTTTCAGCCGTGATGCAGCACAGGATGATGCGAGATGCTCAGAAGGCCATGGCTCCTTGGATGAATGGCCAACCGATTTACGCTCCTATTAGCTCCAATGCCTCCGCCCAGGGCGTCCCCATAATGTATTCAGGTGAGTGACACACGAGCACACAATGAGACTAATCATTAATGCTTTGTTGAAAGCATGCCCAGACACAAAGGTGTGTTTTTTCACAAGTGGTAGAACAAGTGGGCGAACTCagtgaagtgaaaagaaaacccTTAAACTCTGTCAACACTAACTCTATTTCCTGTATTGTTATACACCAAGCAAATAACACATTGTGATGAAATAGTTTTTCTGCTGTCAGCGATAGTACCATAAAAAACtgcagtgttaaaaaaacacttgttttacTGCCTTGTTGATTTATATTCAGCTctaacagtttatttttctgaGGGAAATAACCGCAAAGCAAAATATGTATTATGTAACTTTAACCCAAGAAAACATGCATGTCATTGTAGATTCTTCAGGCTTTAAGGACTTTTaatcctccacagtcgccaagtgcttgctcattgtgggaactgttgggttttctctgtaatgtcgtaatattgaccttactatgtaagGTGCGtcgagacaatgtatgttgtgatttggcactatgcaaacaaaattgaattgaattgaattgaatttagtCGTTTCTACGGATATTGCGGCAAGCATTTAGGTAGCCTTAGAGGCAAAACCCAGGGTAAAAGGTTCACAACACACTCAATGTTGCCTCCTAGTGTTGATTACAGTTACACTATGAACTTTTCAGCTGGACAGTGAGAGGATGATGAGGTTATAGTcagaaaacaaactcaaactgtataagtgacattaaaatataattttggaAAGCCCCTGTCATGATTAAGCCCTTGCCCACTTAAAAACAACTATAATTGCTATTTTCATAATAACAAGTTACTGCTCACATGAAAACGGTTGCACATAGTGATGAATCCACAGATAATTATCAAGCAAGTGTGCAGTCGTCCAGACACCAAAATCAGAGCTTAAAACCTGCTCCATATCTGATGTAAATAGACGACTATACATGCTATTCAACAAGTTTCACATATAAACTTTATCAGGTGACATGTTGGTGTAAATTATGGCAGGTTTAACAATATTTGTCTCAAAATTCTGTTGTAAatgaggagatttttttttcactttcccaGGCTCCTTCTCAGACTATCCTGCTAAACAAAACTTTGCCATGGCCCCCATGCAGCAGCTGTCCCCCATGGCCCTGGAGCACCAGCCCCCCCCTCTGCCACCACACCATGTGAATGGCGGTATGCATGGCAGCGTTCAAGGTGGCCACCAGATGTTGGACTACCTGGAGAACCAGATGAGGGGGCTGGATGTAGGGCCACCGCAAATGGGTCCGCGCACAGTCCAGAATATGCATCCACTGCAGGCTCGTCATCAGCTACAGCATCAGTCTGCTCCTCCGACAGTTCCATACACACCTGGGCCCCCGAGTATGTTGTCAGCCCTGGATGAGATGGGGGTGAGAGGTGTGGAGAGAAGGGTGATCACCCTGCCTCCTATAATCCAACGTGTACCTAGCTTTTCCTCTCGGAGGGGGactggaggtggagatggagtcCGGGGGGCCCCCAGAATTTCAAGTCAGTCCAGTGGGAGTTCAAATCCTTCTGGAGGAGGTGCCTACCGCGACAGACGCGTGTATAGAGACAGAGATGTCTCTCCGCCCAGACGAGGTATCTTGCGTGATTACAGCGATGACTCCGATTGGGATAACTGGCTAGGAAAAGCGCCACACAGGGGTTCGAAGAATGGCAGAGGAGGCTGgtctgggaggagaggaggcgggtCAAGACCGCGAACCCAAAGTCGTGATGATCTGATGGATGAGCtgcacagcagagcagctcgGAGGGAGAGGAGCTATTCACCCCCTCAGCTCCGCAAAGGGTCCTTCTCTGACGAGGATGACAgcaggagaaggaaaggaggaaaggcGAAGGATTGGCCAGAGAAGCCTCCCAGCTACTCCTCCATTGAGATGGGGCCTGGACAAAGCAGTGGCCGGAGGAACTATGACCGCCTTTCTGTaagagcaacacacaaacactgacacactctgAACCAGTCATCTGCTGGGAGATTCTCTGTGTGTCATtgctttctgtttccttttcctttttcttttatagtttTGACTTCTTCTTTTCAACACATTTTAGCCACGTTAGTGGAGTAGAACTATTCAAAGACATTCATTGTCCGACAAAGAACAATTGATCGTGGTTTTCCTCTGAATATTCCTCACCATAAGATTTACATTAATCCTCTTtgtcacttttctctctcaggaTAGAAGCTCCCGTAGCGGCACAAGCGTAGTCATCTAAAGCCTTTCCATCTTCTTTTTGACCTTTTCCATGAATGTTTCCAAGACCGgtgaaaaatgaagacaaaaagaaggTTCCTTGATCAGTTCAATGAGTGCAAGGACATGGTATGTTGAGTTGTGAAAATGTATTCGTAATGGATaaactgtgtctgtttgtactATATGTGGTAAAAATATCATTCTTacagatgaaggaaaaaaatgttccgTTCAGGCGATAAATTGCAGACAACATGCAGTTATGTGAAGCCTGGTCTCCTTTTATTGAGATGATTATGATGTGTGCGATTCTTGTCTTAGTTGTATTAAtagtatttgtgtgtttacttcTGGTGGTGGATAAAAGTATCCTGCTGTCCTTTGTGaagtaaacatttaaaagttgCAACAATCTGATTGTTGGATGCTGTGAGAttctgttggttgttttgtttttcttggaagacattatgtgttttttatataatttcttatttttgcataatttctTGTATTATTTaaagtgactttttaaaatctttatccACCGTAACATTCTTAGGCTGTAACATGAATAGATAGGACAGCATGTGAACATTTGCAGGATGATAGACAGCTGTACTTTATTGgatgaaaaccaaaaatacaattgtgattttccttttgcttttgttaCAAACTTGCATTGAGAtgcatgaaatgtgtgtttttaataaacctTTTAAGATACAGCCAGTGTGGAACGGTTCCTTTTGTTATGTACCCAGACATACTGTTATTGCAAGCCACTGAGCCTGTGCAtactggcttttctttttttacccactGGTGGGCAGTATATAGACTTAACAGATGCTAAATTTATGGGCAACTGATAGATCATTGTTTGTGAAATGTCCTAGATATTTAATGTCATTGCGTCCTGGGGCATTAACAGACAGGAAGAAATGGAGACATGCTAATAGGATGTTTTTGCAATTTCTGACAATCATAAGATTACTCTTATTTGCATTATATTTCATGTCAACATATGATGTGAGTgtactacggtggccctgaagtgtgCAAATAACAACTACAAATGGGAAAACTCTAAAGcaattcacaaaacacaacgagAAGTAAGAAAACTACTTTTTTGTGGTTGGTTTTTCtgataattcttttttatttgccactttgttttgtggtttatCATCGTGTTTTTCCCATCACTACATTACTTCTCCATTACTCTGAGGTGTTTCTCATATTTTGACATGGGGGTAAGTCCTGCAGAGGGAGCCACAGGATGTTAATGTGAAGTGCATGTGCAGATGTTTTTGTATTAATGCACGACTAAGAGTTTTAGCTGTGTGTTACACATGGGATCGAGCCATGGAAGTTAAAGAATGGCAAATAATAACCAATGCCATAATAATGATACAACTGtacatttgtatatttacaaATAAGTGATGTATTATTATGTTGAATTTTGAAAGTAGAGATCCAAGATGGAggctgtgtttacagtgtggtgaagaggaggaggaggaggaggaggagggggtgtggtCGGGCCGACGCACTGCTCTGTGATTGGGCGGCTCCGCAGCTCCGAGAGGCGGTCTGACCCGCAGCACTGACTTTGGGGGAAGTGAAACCGTCAATGTCACAGGATCCTGGATCAGCCATTCGCCGTCGATCCCTACCTCCACCGCAACAACATCCACTGATAACAACAGCCACCGGCCACACGAGCACCGCGTCCTCCTGATTGAAGTCCGGAGCTCAGCAGCGTTGCGTCGTTCTCAGGTAGGACCGAGCGGCAGCAGGGCGTTAGCCGCCTGCTAGCTTAGCATCAGCGTCGCACATTgttccacaaagaaaacacataatTATCATAAACTGCGGGCTGCTACGAGCAGCTACCGGCGGCGGGTTGCAGCCGCACACCGCGGGGGTTCTGCACGGAAACACCGAACACATCGGCTGGTGGTTCGTTCTCCGCAGCTTCATATCttgtttgacagttttattatgattttttttttttttttttaaaacagcagtaAAATGATGTGACTGTCGCACCTGTTCTTAATCCCTTTGACTCCGTGACTCAGCTTCTGTAAAGCTAATGCTTCACATTCTATCCTCACACacttagtattattattattattattaccagtattattataattataattattaatagtattataaccattattattattattattattattattattattattggtgttgttattattgttataataataataataattattattattattattattattattattattaactggACCCTGTGTGTGTTGACTCTCGGTCCCTTGGTTGTCCGCAGGCACCATGAACTCTCTCCCGGGCCGGGCAGCGATGTCCCTGTGCAGGCGCACGGCAGCGGGCGGACTGAGGCCCCTGGTGGGCTCCCCAGGTCACCCCCCCGCCGGGACCCTGCCGTCGGTCGGGGCTGCCTTCTTCCAGGCGGTGCGGGTCTGCCACTCCGGGAAGAACCGCAAGCCCAGCGTGAGCACCAAGAAGCGGGGCTACGACATCACCAGGAACCCACACCTCAACAAGGTGAACTCTCTCTCTATAGTGTTTCTGCATGTCCCTTAAATCCACATTTATACATGCAACTATacctacacacaaacaaggtTATTAGGCTGCACAATACAGGCTTTGTTGTTCAAGTAACATACACAAATTTAATTTGTAGTTTTTATATGCAGCACTTGTCTACtgtatcacacatcattcacatttagggaattaaattgaatttacaATGTGCAAAGTACAATGTTCGACACTGAACCCCGAAGTGCCCCTGATGACCTCCTGTGTATTATCTACTGCTCTATAAAATGTGATTACATTAATTTTCCAGTGACATTGGAAATTGTACTGTCACAATTCTCAGAGGCCAAGTCAACAGCTAAAACccagatattttgtttactaTTATAACAGACCAATTCAATTTGAAAGTATTTACATTCAAGATGAGAGAACATCTGAATTTTAACCATTTTTACTGGGACTGGATTCATTAATCTTTCATCAAAAAAATGCACCCATtagattttttgttgttcaacTAAGAACTGACTAAACATTTAATCCCGAAAATCTCAACTCACACCCTCAGTTTAACATGAACGTATTTGACTAGTACAGTTTTGTGTTATTGACGTGTCTTAGGCACACTTTTGTCAAAATACTGGTGTTGGATTATGTGGGTCATGTTAGGATGTGAGGACACATTACAGGGGTCATGAAAACTGGACTGACAGGCTCAGTAatgtcctgacacacacatgaaattgGGCTTGGCAATGTATAGAAGGTGCTACATCCTCCTTCCTTAACGCTGCATGCAgcaaatcaacaaaataacaatagtTAAAGCACCTATGAGAAAAGATGGTTTCTAACATAAATGCAGAACAATGTTCAAAACAAATAAGTCAAGTCAGTAGCAGGTATTGATCAAATCGTGCCGTCATAAATATGACGTAAGTAGGAAAATACATTCTTCAACACAACACTCTCCATTCTTTACATAACACACGTTAAAGCAGTTGTGCAACAAATCAAGTCATCTTCTCCGTTTTTACGGGAACTTGTGTTGCCACTATGACTATGACTGTGTCTACATACAACATGATGTCCTTTATACTATGCTATGCCACGATGGTTGAACAAATGTATGAACAGAGAATACCATATTTAGTAAGTGCCACATTTATACAGCACAGGAATACCACATGAATATCATAGCTCCTATCTTAAGTGATAGAGAGTCAAGTGACCAGAGCTACGAACGGTCCGCCTGCAGATTCCTGCCTGTACAGTCGCCTGCACTACTCCGCCTATGTCTGCTTACTCAGGTCTCAGTAATGTCGTTACATAGACTCAATGTAAATGCAAACCAAACCCAGATCAGAGAATGACTTTACTACTGCATAACCACAGAGTAAAGTCAAAACTTTTTACAGTTACTGTGTAGAAAGAAAAGTATATTTCcacagttagagagagagagaaaaaaaagctccttcAAAAGATCCTGCAGTTGCACTGATGgcgccagaaaaaaaaaaactccacccAGTGATTCACCAGCAGTTTCCCTTTCACAGCAAGTTTTTCCAAATTCACTGTAAATTTTCACTGCCCCGCTATTTATTCTGCGAGGACAGAGGAACAGATAAGGAAGCTTCGGCTAAGTTTATTGCTCTGATTGAGGCTTACAGGAGGTCGGACACAGTTCCTGCTGATGCTCAGTCAGCTTTTGTATTGTACGCtgagtcagaggtcagtgaGGTGCAAGCAGTCAGGAAGCGAA contains the following coding sequences:
- the ildr1b gene encoding immunoglobulin-like domain-containing receptor 1b, with protein sequence MGNMILTTALLLLYLPTELLSIQVIVPEAERSTTLFASVILRCDYSTSANSQDVLVTWRYKSFCKDPVLEYYSTGYQAALQLGQDPANDCPDRQRTIRTVIQKRGLNEPILGADYRERKISIQNKADLVINEVMWWDNGVYYCSIDAAGDTTGDSDREVKLIVYHWLTVLLIIIGALLLIMLLCICCCQCCPQNCCCYVRCPCCPQTCCCPEKAVMQHRMMRDAQKAMAPWMNGQPIYAPISSNASAQGVPIMYSGSFSDYPAKQNFAMAPMQQLSPMALEHQPPPLPPHHVNGGMHGSVQGGHQMLDYLENQMRGLDVGPPQMGPRTVQNMHPLQARHQLQHQSAPPTVPYTPGPPSMLSALDEMGVRGVERRVITLPPIIQRVPSFSSRRGTGGGDGVRGAPRISSQSSGSSNPSGGGAYRDRRVYRDRDVSPPRRGILRDYSDDSDWDNWLGKAPHRGSKNGRGGWSGRRGGGSRPRTQSRDDLMDELHSRAARRERSYSPPQLRKGSFSDEDDSRRRKGGKAKDWPEKPPSYSSIEMGPGQSSGRRNYDRLSDRSSRSGTSVVI